One stretch of Gloeocapsa sp. DLM2.Bin57 DNA includes these proteins:
- a CDS encoding IS200/IS605 family transposase: SRRLRQEFPEIEQSYHKDVFWNGSYFVASCGGVTISTLKTYIQNQDEIK; encoded by the coding sequence AGTAGAAGGTTAAGACAAGAATTCCCTGAGATAGAGCAAAGCTACCATAAAGATGTATTTTGGAATGGTTCATATTTTGTGGCTAGTTGTGGTGGTGTTACTATTTCAACCCTTAAAACTTATATACAGAATCAAGATGAAATAAAATAA